The sequence below is a genomic window from Silene latifolia isolate original U9 population chromosome 7, ASM4854445v1, whole genome shotgun sequence.
ATATTGTTGGCTTCTTTAAAgtttattgtttaattgtttgATATCGTAACGAAATGGAGGAAAATGGATGCAGGAATGCTTGAATCTCCCATTTGTGTTTGCAACGGAAATTACGGGTTTTGTGTGACTATCCATTAATTAAAAAAGTCAATGCATTTGTGTTTGCAacggaaattacaggttttgtgacGGCTATCCATTAATTTAAAAAGTCAATTTGTTGACTTTTCCTCTACTATGCAAAGAAAACATTTTTTTGCAACGGAAATCCGTCTCATAATTGACCAAACAGGTGCCACGTGGACCTCATTTAAGCAACGGATCATTCGTTGCAAATAATATACGTCCGTTGCATAAAAATTAGAAACGCCGATCCGTTGCATATTTTTTCATTTGCAACGCCATATAAAGCAACGCACAGATTTGCAACGGATATCCATTGCAAATCGTATATAAGCAACGGATTAGGGTTATTTCGCAACGGATTGGTCCGTTGCAAATAggcctttttcttgtagtgttaAAAGAATTAAAGATAATTTTATTGTTCACAGAAATCAAGAATTCAAATCTACGTGAGACACACTAATAATATTGCTCGAGATTAGACTCCTAATATGCTTCGTCAGAAGAAACCTTGAGTTTTATAGATGCTTGCGTAGTTGTGTGAGGATAATACGAGGTGATTAGTAGATTTACGATATGGAGAAGGCCATGACTGCGAATGACGGAACAGAATATTCATTGTCAGATAAATGATTTTCTATGTGATGTATGGCTAAAAATAGAATAATTTACGTTCATTACGTTTGTCGTTTCATCTATATCATTTGTATGACTGTATTATTAAGAAAGCAAGTTTGTGAGAGGTATTTAATCAAAAGGCCAATAGATAGTAATTATAACATAAAAAGTATTTTAGTGTCTTATTAATCTAATCTATAACCGTAGTCGTATGATGGAGTGTGGTtattaaaaattatgtaattataCACTTTGTAGTGGGCAAATTAAAACCTTCCATCATCTTTCGAATCCTTTCAACAAATTTGGTTTTATAATTACAACTATAGTTCTCATGTTTATTGTCAAAAAGAATAGTTATTTACGTTGAGATACATGGTTATTACGTCATGCAATTAAAGGGTGAGTCTACATGACTATATACATCTAATGTCAATCCATTCTAATTGCGAATATTAATTGAATTTTGGCAATCTTACTTTATTTAATCGAATCGAATTTTAATATTTAAGCACTTTATTCAAGTTAAGAGTTTTTATCCTAACTCTTATGACTAATAGAAAAAATACCCGTAGCATGCAAGAAGAAGAAAATTTATCCGCAATATGGAACTTAAGAAGAGAAAGCAACAATTTATATAGTTACTGACAAAATTTATAAAATCAATTAATTGAGTATATGAATTGTTTTAGTGACGTAGAAACTCTTCAGATTCATATGACAAAAGTGACTGATTTTCTAAAAATTTCTAAGTTTATTTATATTAGTAGTTAAAGTATTATTGAATTATATATCTTATATACGATATTAGAAATTGGCCTATcttctatattaataaaggaagtttTTTTCGAGCAACATGAGAGACTCCAACTTTTACGAAATACTAAAGAGTTGTAAAAAGTATaatctatttgaatttgtatttaaATAATAGTGTTTGTATAACTGAAGAACGCAAGAATTTGACCAGTAAcagaataaattttattttaataaataatttattcaCAATAACTTCATTTGTATAGGACCCAAAGTCTATTTCTATATATAAAATTTTTATAAATGCTTCACAAAACTACAACTCAACGTAAATTTCCTTCCCTCAATCTTCACTATTTAGCTTTTCTAATATTATTGGCCGTGAAATTGCTAATAGTTTTTTTTCTACTCTTTATTGATTGTATATGATGTGATTTTTCATTCGTATTGATTTATGACTTTTTTTTCCTTGCAGATCATTCACACCATTAGTATGACTTTGAGTAAGATAACGAAGATTGTACAATAGTATGGTGCAATGACGTGTAATCAAAGGTAAAACTTTCATAGTGTAGTGGATACATGTTTACAAACTtcataatataaaaatattattGAATTTTCGTAGTTAAGGTATAGTTATCATACAAAAACATCCAATGACGGGAAAATGAGGGATAAAATATACTCCATCCGTCTTGGTCAATTGTATTACTAAATGATAAGTGgactaaattgagtgtgaatgatcaaattactcattaaaCGAATTACTAAAAGGGCCCGTTACTAAAATAGGAAAAGATAAAAATTAagtgagacaccccaaaatgtaATAAGACAACAAATAACCGAGATAGAGAGAGTAATAGTAATAGAATATTAGAAAAGACCCTCATGCATGgatttatatattttacataAGAAGCATGCAAGTCATTTACGTCTTTTCCTCATGCAAGGCATTATCTCTTCTTATCATGCGTAGTAATCTTATTTTTTGAAAAGGTTTGACACTAAATTCAGTATAACAAGTTAATTAAAAGGATTATTGAAGAGATAATCACACGataaacaagttaattaaaaggATTACTGAAGAGATAATCACACGATAAAAGCAACAATTACCAATAAATCAATAATATCTAATTTTGAATGAGACGTATATACCCAATTTCATAGGAAAGTAGCCTCACAAATAGGAAAGGACGGTTTTGTGAAGGATAATTCGAAGGAGGCGGATCTGCGGAGGATGACAAGGAATTCAAGGAGGAGAGACGATGATATAGAGCATCGTACTGATATGCAAACTGAGGGGTTGAATTGAGCACTAACGAGATATGGCAGTATATTTAAATCAAAGTCATAAAATAGAATAATGTATATAACTATAATAAAATTGAGGGCAAAAAATATTTATTCTTTTGTGAGACAGTCTATCATAGAAGTTGCCTAGAATGGTTTGTTAACACAAATATAAATTTCGTATGTAAACTCGGTTATAGGATAATTTGTATTCATCTAATCGATCTTACTAAAATTGTAAAGCAAAAGTTAGAGCATAATAAAATACAAGATAGGTTTGCAATTACTTTATCGGAACATCACTTTAATTCATACATCGGTAGAACACCAAACAAACAAAGTAACATAAATACTTTAAATCGTAAAAACATGTTTTATTTACCGAATCATACAAGAAGAGCACTACaattaggcccgtgcatcgcacatGCATTaaaactagtatatatataagaggcatttttcaggcaattctagagactccaacttttttaaaacacgttttttatttttaataataaactcAGCTGAAGATAATTATTTTTTAGCCAATAAAATAAGAGATATAGTAAATTATAATATTAACCAAGATAGCAAATTTCTGACAACTAAGCACAATCAGTCACAATAATAGAAGTCATATACTTCATACACATATTGTCCTCTTTTCAACAACTTAAATCTCAGAACATAATTTTCGACAACCGCACCTTTACAATCTAAATTTTCGGCAATTTCACCTTTACAATCTAACACAATCTGTAAAACATTAGAAAAATTTAGTGTAATAAGAATGTTCACTTACCTTCTTAACGATAGTTAACGTCCTGCAAAATACGTTAAACAttggaaaagaaaaagaaatcatAACTTGCGAAGAGAAGAAGCCAGAAGGGAAGAAGTTTACCTGAGTGAGGACTTTGGGAAAAATGGAAGCCTAATTTAGATTTTCAAGGTACTCAGATGTCATTCTACTGCTGCATCGTCAACAACATATGAATCTTTTGGTGGACTGACATTTATAACATCAAATTCAGATGCATTAGCAATGCTATAAAGCTTAATATCTAATCTTTTCTCAAGCCAACTTGTTAGTAGTGTAGGTGATGGTGTTTGGCGTAAGGAGATTCAAACATCATCTCTTCTCAATCCTAATACTAACTTTAAATATCAAAATCAACTTGTGAGAAAACCAACTTGTTAGTAGTGTAAAAGATGGTGTTGTTTGGGATAAATTGAGCTAAATTGCATTGGACAATTTACCTGCAAATTTTTTTAATCTTTTCTCAATCCTAATACTAACTttaaatatcaaaattgataCTATCAACACTAATACTAACATTATAATTATATTAACACATCATTATATAGATCCCTAATTTACAtaaaccctaattcccaatttATACAAACcctaattaaataacaatgaaaaacctAATAACCATCACAAATGTTTATGTAAACatataaataaattataatacTAATTACAATCACAAATtttacaaacaaaataaaaattaacctaaaaaaatgaaattaaaaacaataaGCATACCTTCAAAAATTAGAACAAAGTGAAGAAAAGTAAAGAAAGGTGAGAAGAAAGAGAAGGCAGATAATGGTGTTCGTCCGTAGTGGAGGTCCGTTGCCGAAAGTGGGTGCTGATATTGGGGTCGGGGTCGTCGTCGTCGTGGGTTTCTTCATCttctatttttcaattttttttttgtggtatAAAATAAGAGACGACAGTTTTCGGTGTTTTTGTTTGTATATCACCCAAAATGGCGACTGACAATAgggagtcgccaaattggcgactaattTTCGGTCGCCCGACTCAGTTTTTTAGTCGCCAATCTCAATCATTGTATGAATATGTGTGGTCGCCAACTTGACGACTGATATCAGTCGCACGTTGGATATTTCAGTTGCCAAATTGACGACTGATATGTACAGTCGCTAAAAATAGTCGCCCGTTGGATATATGTacatatgtatgtatatatatatatatatatatgtatatatatatgtatgtatatacatatatatatatacatatatatatatatatatatatatatatatatatatatatatatatacatacatatatatatatatatatatatatatatatatagagagagagaggagatctaatgagtcccttacctcatttgagtccttaagtccttataaggacccttAGATGGACAACATCTATGGTGGAGATTTTTTACAAAATATAGgctaaaaaaaaaagggaaaagcttGGGTAGGAAAGAGGACAACATTTCCTGCAAATTGTCCTTACCAATGATCATTTCCTGCGGACAAAAGGATATATCCTTTGTACTATGTTTACACTCCCCACATTCTTCCTTCCTTAACAGTTAACACACTTATTTCTCACTTTATtctttcttcttctctctaaaactgggTTCTTCCATCTGAAACGAAGCTAAAGTTCTCTCTAAATCCTCCAAATCAGCGTAAACATGCAAATAATAGATGGCAtcaatggtatttcttcattTTTATTCATTGTTTTCAGTCACGTTTTAATATTTTCAGTTGAATAGGATGGATGAAGGTAATGATAAATTTTGCATGTCATCGAATTTGTTCATTcttgtttttattatttgttACTGGGTTTGAAATGAAGATTGTTAGAAGTAAATCTTCATGCTGGGTTTTCATTAATTTGAGTTTTGAGTAGCATGAACgtattctgacaacatttacatgaacacttttgctatagttttacatttacactttttaatgttatattttttatgtgagttatcattctgacaacatttacacttttgttgacatttacacttttaaagcatcacatttacactgcattcctgctcacatttacacttttggtgtacttttacatttacacttttttaattgttatagtcacctttgcatttttattgttatattttttatgtgagttagcattctgacaacatttacacttttgttgacatttgcACTTTCAgacaatcacatttacacttcgtttctgctgacatttacacttacacattTGGATGTTTACTCTttttgctatagttttacatttacactttttaattgttatagtcacctttaattgttaatattatagttttaatttgagttagcattctgaaaacatttacacttttgttgacatttacacttttaaagcatcacatttacactgcatttttgctgacatttacacttttgctgaCATTTAAACTTTCAGAACAACACATTTACACTTCgtttctgctgacatttacactttcagaacaacacatttacacttcgtttctgctgacatttacacttacacttttggatgtttacttttactatagttttacatttacactttttaattgttatagtcaccttttaattgttaatattatagttttaatttgagttagcattctgaaaacatttacacttttgttgacatttacacttttaaagcatcacatttacactgcatttctgctgacatttacacttacacttttggatgtttacatttacacttacacttttgggaCATCATAATttgcacatttacacttttggaatatttacatttatggaacattccctttacatttacactttacttCGAGTTACGtttacacttacacttcatatctgatgacatttacatttacacttacactctgTGCACATTTACAGACTTGCTAAAACAGAATGGAGTTCAACCTGACAGGCAGGAGCTGTGTAGGGAGGTCGAGAAGAGGTTTACACCGTACATCGGCCAGGAGTTTGGGGGGGTTGAGGATGCGGTGACTTTTTATAAGATATACAccattgcttgtgggtttgatgtACGTAGGTATACAACAAAAAATGGCGTGGCGGTGAGATCAAGTCAAAGCTCGTCGTCTGCAATCGAGAAGGTTTCGCTCACAAGACGCCCAGTAAAGATCAGGATGACGGACTGGTTGGGGAGAAGTCACAGAGGATATTCAGGGTCACTATAGTGGGGTGTAAAGCGAGGATACGACTATATATGAAGAATAGTCTTTTATTAATTGACCGGTTCCACGAGGGTCACAATCACGAGCTTATCTCACTTAAGGACAGAGAGTTCCAGAAATTGTCGCGTAACATAACAAATTATCACAAGATGATAATCGTTTCGAACTCAAGGGTTTGTAATACATAATCACTCTGTATACTAAATAAATAATTCCATTCATGTTATATTTATATGACGTATCTGTTAATGATTGATTGGcagctgaagataggagcaacAAAGACATACAGAATCTGCAAAGAACAAGTGAATGGATACGAAAACATTGGAGCAagcttaaatgattttaagaacttccataggGATGTTAAATGTTTCATTCACGATCGGGATGGTCAGTTGTTTGTTGACCATTTCAAGGAAATGACTGAAACAAGAATAGGTTTCTACTTTGACTATGACCTTGACGATAATGGCAGCCTACGTAGGGCCATATGGGCGGACGGTACCGCCCGAGATAATTACAAAATTTTTGGTGATGCGGTGTCATTCGACCCAACTTACTCCACCAATAAGTATTCTATGGTATTCACACCATTCACAGGTGTTGACCACCATAAACGATCTGTGACATTCTGTGGGGCTCTAATTGCAAGGGAAGATTATTAGTCGTTTAATTGGGTTTTCAGCCGGTTTTTACAAGCAATGGGGGGTAAGGAACCCGAGTACATAATTACAGATCAGGACCCAGGTATTATCAAATCTGTCCCTCTTGTTTTCAAGACAGCGCGCCATCGGTTATCGGTTCAGAtatggcatataatgaacaaaatgCCCGATAAGTTTGGCGTCTCGAGGAGTGATTATAATGAGTTCATGTGTAAAATTAatgacattatatgggacgatgaGCTTGAGGCAGCAGAATTTGATGGTATCTGGGAGCAAATAATTGAAGATCATGGTGTTGGCGTAAATGATGTGTTTGCAGATACGTATGCTATAAGAGGACAGTGGGTGATGACGCATTGCAGAGACTTGAGGATGGCGTCGATTATGAGGACGactcaaagatcagagagcgaaaatagctTTTTCAAGAGGTTTGAGCACAAGTCAGGAACATTGGTTGAGTTTTGAATGCGTTTTGAGAGCGCTATGGACCAACAAAGACATACACAAGACGACTTGACAACATGGATAAGCACTCGTCCATATGGCGTCAACACATCTGGCATTAGAGATTCATGCTGCAAAGGTGTACACCTATTCAGCTTTCCACAAATTCAAACAAGAAGCCATCTTCTCAATTGATACATGTAGAACAAGAGGTTTCAGTGAGAGAGGCGAGCTAGAGGTAACTACTGTCAAAAATTCATCCAGAAAGAAGAATTTTGAAGTTGCATACAATCCAGGTAGTTTACACttcctatgacatttacactttctatttttatctcatttaaattcctataacttaaaatttacacttctaataacttaacatttacactttacagttcatgacatttacacttcctattagtttacatttacacttctaataacttaacatttacactttacaattgatgacatttacactttacatcatatgacatttacactttctataccttaacatttacactttttcacttaatgacatttacactacatttcatgacatttacactttacatcatatgacatttacacatttaaatccctataacttaacatttacacttctaataccttaacatttacactttacagttcatgacatttacactttacatcatatgacatttacacttcctgtACCTTAACgtttacactttacaattgatgacatttacactttacatcatatgacaattacacttcatataccttaacatttacacttttccacttaATGACATTTACATTTTACAGTTCAtgtcatttacacttcctattagtttacatttacacttctaattacttagcatttacactttacaattcatgacatttacactttacatcatatgacatttacactttctgtttttatctcatttaaagtcctataacttaacttttacacttctaataacttaacatttacactttacagttcatgacatttacacttcctattagtttacatttacacttctaataacatAACATTTACTctttacaattcatgacatttacactttacatcagtgACACTATTTTTAACATTCACACTTACATGCTAGCTTTATCTGATGACACAGGTACACGTAAAGCAAGCTGCAGTTGTACGATGTTTGAAAGAACCGGAATCCTATGCCGCCATATAATATGGATTTTTTCATCAAGTGGGATAAAGACTATACCAGAAGATTATGTTGTAAATAGATGGATGAAAGAGTATCTCCGATTAAGGATTTTCAATACTAATGGTGAAGGGACAGAAAACATGCAAGTCATCGATGAAAAACAAATTGCAATGTCAAtaatgtggtcagaagttcatgaaGCTGTAGGGCTCCTTAGAGAAAAAGGAGTAGCTGATGTTGACAGCTTTTCCGCTGTAATTAGATCATTTAAACAGTCCCTGTCACCATTAGGGGAAGTGTTGAATAAAAAACAACAAATGGAGAAATTTCTGAATTGTACGGCATGTGAGGTAGTGACGATATTGCCACCAAAGAATTCGAAAAACAAGGGGACCGGAAAAAGATTCTTTGTCACcaaaacaaaagcaatggtgTTGGCTAGGAAACCCAAACGTAAGTGTAAGAATTGCAAGAGAATGACAAATCACGACAAGAGAAATCGCCTAACCCTTCTCAAAGACACACGCCATTGTGCGAAGGGTCGTCTGAACCAGAAGAGGatgaaggagaggaggaggaagagctaGAATCAGAACAAGAATAGACGTCAGATCATTGACAAGTGTTGCTCTATATATTTTGAGTGTGTAACTTAAACTTTGATGTGCTATAACCGGAGCGGGCGATTAGGAATTGGTCTCATGGCAGCGTAACTTTGAACTGCAGTTGGTGTAACTTTTAGTAACACCAACGTTAGAGTTACACTGTCATAAGACCAAAATCTCTCTGTTTTATTAGATAGCCAAACATTGTGTTACTTGAACTTATTTTGGATTACTTATGTTATTTCAAGTAACTGTTACACTTATTTTCAAATAACtggtgttaacatttacacttgccATGTcagcacatttacacttccagtatcttcacatttacacaaactctatcctcacattaacactttgaatatcttcacatttacaattccaatttagtcagatttacactttatttgttcacatttacacttcaacTATATTCACATTTATACtttctatttgttcacatttacacttttttttggttcacatttacacttgggctgtcaccacatttacacttcccgtgtcaccacatttacactgAAATTCAATTTAATTTCAGTGTGTTTACATTCACATTTTCAGTATGATAAAGTTGACACTGAcagtgttaacatttacactttaagtgtgttaacagttacacttaaagtgtaaatgtggcTAAATTGCAACTGTGTTAACAGTTACACTTTGAAGAAATTTTTCAATTTCattgttaacatttacactttaagtgtgttaacagttacacttaaagtgtaaatgtgactaaattacaagtgtgttaacAGTTACACTTTGAAAAAACTATGATTATAACTGCCAAAAATAGTCAACCATTACACTTCATTAGTGTAATTTACCATTACACTTCATTACTGTAATGATTACACTTGAAAACATTGCCAACCAAAGTACAAAACATTCTTTTCTAAGTTCAAGATTGCCAAACAAAatacatttcaaaaaaaaaatatgtccACAAATTGTTCACTTTTTCGATAACACAGCCTTAATTTTGCGCTTCTTTTGTAACTTCGCCCATAAATCTTCCTTTCCAGCGATAAACCCATTCAACTTTGCTTCAAAAATGTCTCTGTTGACATTTATGTCAGCTAGAACAAGCGTCGCCACCAACTCGACTACCAAGTACCGtcgattcctcttcctctccaagTCTGGATGCTCAAAAGGTTGAACCTCGTACATCAGCATATACATCATACAGAAAATCCATGATTCTGTGTTAGGAAGGGTGTTTGGCGCC
It includes:
- the LOC141589982 gene encoding protein FAR1-RELATED SEQUENCE 6-like, which produces MASTHLALEIHAAKVYTYSAFHKFKQEAIFSIDTCRTRGFSERGELEVTTVKNSSRKKNFEVAYNPALSDDTGTRKASCSCTMFERTGILCRHIIWIFSSSGIKTIPEDYVVNRWMKEYLRLRIFNTNGEGTENMQVIDEKQIAMSIMWSEVHEAVGLLREKGVADVDSFSAVIRSFKQSLSPLGEVLNKKQQMEKFLNCTACEVVTILPPKNSKNKGTGKRFFVTKTKAMVLARKPKRKCKNCKRMTNHDKRNRLTLLKDTRHCAKGRLNQKRMKERRRKS
- the LOC141589981 gene encoding protein FAR-RED IMPAIRED RESPONSE 1-like; its protein translation is MGGKEPEYIITDQDPGIIKSVPLVFKTARHRLSVQIWHIMNKMPDKFGVSRSDYNEFMCKINDIIWDDELEAAEFDGIWEQIIEDHGVGVNDVFADTYAIRGQWVMTHCRDLRMASIMRTTQRSESENSFFKRFEHKSGTLVEF